From Etheostoma cragini isolate CJK2018 chromosome 3, CSU_Ecrag_1.0, whole genome shotgun sequence:
TCTATTCCTGAAGCAAGTTTATTCACTATGAATATGTTCATTGCATCCACGTTTAAACCCTTATTTCACCTTCAATAGTCAATTTTTGACGGAGGGAAACCTAAAACAGCAGTTGTAGTTAACCTGAGGGATGTGTGTCAAGTCCCACTGAAATATTAATCTTTTCGGTTTAGATTTGACAGTGAACCCTGCTATGCTGGCATCTAAACAAGAAGTTAGGGTAGAaaagtgcaagtgtgtgttagtgtgtgtgtgtgtgtgtgtgtgtgtgtgtaattgtgcatgtgtgtgcgcagCGATCTATAAATTGAAGGGAGGAGAGTCACACCTCTATGGTTTTAGATGTCTTGTGGCTGTCAAACACTAGAAAAGCCCCACTGCACAACTACTTCTGAGACACCTGCTCAGTTAGGAGCTAAGGTAAGACTGTCTCATAGGTctatttgaaatgtattgattttaaattgcAACATTTTTGGTAAAATGTCAACAGTTTCAGTtagacaaaacaacatttgcaaCTAAATTTGATACAGAAAATTGGGCAGATGTTAATTTCTAAATAATCATATTTGTGTATCTGTTGTcagggtatttttttttaaattatttgtatatttctttCCCTCTAAATACAGAATTTATGAATTTGAGTCTCCTCCAGACAGCATGACTATCCATATTTGTCTCCTTCTGCTGGTTGTGCTTGTGCAGCCAGCTCTGAGTCTCTTCAACTGTTCATCTCAGTATGAAAGGACCCCAGGTAGGTTAACTATCACTTTCACTGAGccaaatggtttcattttttatatgaGCATTctgcacaaataaaacacacagtgttTGTTGACGATAGAAATTGAGAAAATGACTTTTCCCCTCTGCTTAATGTAATGGACTTCATTTCTCATCTCGGTCTCGGCAGTAGCAGCAACAACtggatcattttaatttaacctcTGGTTCCAATGGGAAATATGCTCTCAATCACTAATTAATTCAATACTATCATCCTTATTggtttctctttttccattttttgatAGTTAATTCAGACATGTCAATTGAATGTGGCGCCAGTATGATCACCGTGACAATCAACCTGTGTACGGTTCAGTGGTCGGGCTTCCACACCACAGACCTGGCTCTGAACGGGAAGCACAACACTACGGAGTGCAAGGGCTCTAGCGACACTAGTGCCAACCCTCCAGTCATCCATTACCAGCTTCCTGTTAACCAAAGCCAGGATAACCCCTGCCGACAGTCTCTGCAGGTGCTGAAAGACTTTGGTAGAAGATGGTGAACAATAATTAACTACTGGAAGGTTTTAAGGAGATATTGACATAGAGTCAAACAAAGTATTTCCAGTGATTTTACTGCAACAGGAGTtcagataaaacatttttagttaGGGTTCTGTGACAATTTCAAAGAAGCTGATGTATTGATTATGTTGTTTGTCGTCTCCAGATTGTAAATGAGGCCCCGGACCCCACAGGTCCCTTCAGCAGCTTCTCAAGTATTCAGTCAGTTATCATCACCGGGTTCATTGACACACTTCGCTCCCACCAAGGGGTGATCAGCTACTCCACTGACCTCTACTATCGTTTCTCCTGCCGCTACCCACTGGAATACCTGCTCAACAACACAGAGATTGTAGCGTGAGTAATcataacatcttaaaaaaagagcCTACATTGTGCAAATGGGACATTTCTGTTACCATGTTACCATTTTGTCTCAGGCAACACATACCATTTGTTCatagtcattttctttttctatgaTTTTGTGTTTAGCTCCTCAGTATCCGTGGCGACCACTGACAATAACGGAACCTTCATCGATTCACTCAAAAtgagtgtttttaatgtaaGTACATGAAATAATTTACATAGTATACCAAGTTTACTAGAGAGCAATTCCTCatggtttattttattgtgtcttATTTTTCCAGGACTCTAATTATGGCTTTCCATTAGTGGTACCTTCGACAGGCCTTGAGCTGCGAACCAAGATCTACGTGGAGGTCAAGGCTGTTAACCTCACAGGAAAGTAGGTAAACGTACATTTGGTTGAGTTGATGCTCATAGTGAATTTGCttatatgaaaacaaatatatgGAAATAAATGTGAGTACACTGTTTTTGTAGCAAACTAACTCATTGGCCAACTGGCCTCTTTTTAGTTTCCATGTACTGCTGGATCAGTGCTTTGCCACTCCATCTCCTTacaacatgtcaaaaaatgagCAGCACAACTTCTTCGCAGGGTATGGACGCACACGTCATTAACAGCTTTTCACATGGTGGACATAATTAAACCACAATatcccttttttaaaatatgaactCTATTTCAATTATTCTGCTCTCTGTTAGCTGTTCAGTGGAAAACAAGACGTCTGTGACAAGCAATGGCGTTTCCATGGTTGCCCGATTTAACTTTGAGGCCTTCCGCTTTGTTCAGCACCGCAACTTGGAAAAGTCCAGCATCTATCTGCACTGCATACTGAGACTCTGTGAGCCCGGCAAATGTAAAGAGCTGCTGTCTGTAAGTAGTCAGGAGCAAATGAGTCTGCtttgaagacattttcaaaGACAACTTTCGAAGGTACCCCATGTCAATATGTCTAGGGCAGAgatttgaatatatacataACCATGTACGTAACTTCCCTGTttaaaaatatagatatatacaatTTTCTATCCAGTATCTAGACAGTGGGTCACATTCAAAGCTTTAACAAACCCAAAACCAGTGTTGTTTGTAACGCGTTACAAAGTAATGTAAAAAGTTACTTTCCACAGGGGGTAACAGGTAAAGTAACGGCTTACTTTTTAAGAAGTAACAAGTAACGACCAAAcactgcattttaaaagtaactttccCAACACTGCCTGACTCTTATGAACAACATGTTTCTGACAGGATTGCAAGACATTTCTGGagaatgaatatttttttctgggCATTTTATGGCCTTAGTAAATATCTGATGTTACACACTTGGATGTATGGAAGGATTTTCCAGGCCTGCATGGTTTTTAGGAAAGCAAATTATTTTCAGTAATCACAGAAGACACACGTCACCCTCATTCACGGCAGTGTTTACTCCTACTAGTGTAACTTTTATTCATATGAATGTGCATAAAATACGAACGACCATATTACAACACGGCCCGCACTCACAGCACTcacaacacacaaattcacacaggCAAGACACACACAACGCCGCCGGTTATCTATTTAGCTAAATTGAGCCGAGTGCCTTTTTCAGAGATTTACTAAATAACATTTCCGTCACATTTACTCACATTGCATTATAACATCAACTATgacatgtatgtttgtttaaaatctgtATTAGTACACTATAAAACCTATAAAAACAACTACTATGCCCTCTTGTaatcacagaacacacacatttcagccTAATTCCTGGCCGCACTCTGGATATTGGATTTAAACCACAGTGTTTACTGAATTGTACAGGACCCCTCATGGCTGCCCACAGTGCCTGTACTTTTGTACTCACCCATGCCAAATGCATACTGTCCCAGTGTTATATAGGAAAAATTTACTATAAGTCCCACACTGACAGTATAGGGAGATGACAGGAAATGTAGGAAGAATGATAGGACACGACTATTACAGAGGTCCTTGGTCATTCCAGGGGTGTGTACCCTAGCTAACTGGTCtttaacattttcctttttaattttatcataaaatacaacatgtttgttgtttttcagtcctgtaacaacagaagaaaaagatcTGTGACTCCTTTTGGAAAAGAAACCAGTGAGTCTGCCACTGTTTCAGTTGGACCTCTTTACACTGCCGGAGAAAGTAAGAACCAGCAACAGACATTACTATGTTGAACCATGATAAAAAACGTTGACTTTTTCTCTGACTCTCTTTCTTATCTTCCTGTTTTACAGACACACCACATGCTGCTGCCTACAGTGAGTACATTGTGATCAAATTCCTCATTAGAAACATGTGTACCTTGAAAGATTTTAGGACAACCCAAAGAGCAATCTTCATTTATCTCTCCCTGTTTGAATCAGGTAACAACATGCCATCAGAGCGGGCTAACGTGAACGTGGCGGGCctggtggtgggggtggtgttTGGCTTGGCTGCTGCTGTCTTGCTGGTTCTTGGTGGCTGGTTCGCCCTGAAGAAGTTTATTTGGGCGGGAGGATTACCTTGAATATGACAAATTGTCTTTGCCTTGTCGCCTCACAGCATATTGTAATCTGATAATGTTGCGATTTGTCAGTAAtaatcaaatgtgttttctggTGACCATGGAAACCTAGCAATACATTGGTATTTTATATAACCTCCTCTGTATACTTCACGTCATTTATCGGTTATGATGGAATAGTCAAACctgtcaaaaaagaaacattaacaATGTGAGGCAGttgttcattttaatatgttATGTCTTTTGATAAAACTTTCCTACCGGTCAGACAGTCTCACTAGTTCTTGGGTAACATGTACAGAACAtcatttcttaaaacatttatatacatatatacaaagatatacattttaaagactgTAATCTGCAGTATACAAGTCAGATCTGTTTTGTACATATTAAAAACTATGTTTGATATCAGGTTGATGTTGCACTTTctgatttacagtatataacataAAGATATACTGACATTTACACACTTATTCACATGTAGAATGAAACAAATACATCAATCAAAACCAAACACTCATAAATATTTACAGACTTACTTTGCTGGTacaatggcaaaaaacaaaccacattTATGGATGAAAATACAAGTCAAATGATACACTTAATAGGACCATAATGGATAtttgttgtaattgttttttgtaaaaatttacAGTAGTTTCAGTTACTACACTGAGTGCAGAATGTCTTGGATCAGAGCAGAGAGTTTAACGGAGAAGTCCTCCTGCAAATAGCTTCCTGGCTGTAAggatgtggaggaggaagaaggagacaGGCTGGAGGCTCCCTGGACCTCCAGTTCCTCTTCCAGGCCTTCAAACAGCCTATCCATCCGGGCCTGAAACAGTTGGCTCTGCAGGACTGCATTTTGGCAGAACCGCTCCAAACTGGCTGTCACTTCAGCCTTACTAGGCCGTGGCGTTTCTAGAAGAGCAGTAAGCTCTGCCTTGACAGCCCCCACTCTGTTCTGTGCCTCCACTCTCAGAGAACTAACTTCCTGTCCCAACCTGGAGCTAATTTCTTGCCAGTGCTCTGAGATGGCAACATCTTGCTCCTTAGCATTTATCGCTTTCAGATGTTCGACCACCCCTATGGTTTTAGTATGGAAATCGCTGATGAGGTTAGCCACCTCAGAGCTGCTTTGCTCCAGGGTTTGACTCATCCAGTGGAAGGCTTCCTGATACAGAGCCGGAGTGGCCTCTGACTGGGCCTCTGCTGTCTCCAGGCCCTGCAGATAGAGGCTCAGCTGACCACACAGATCTCGGGTGTTGCTGCTGAGAGAGCTCTGGAGCTGCTGGGTGAAGGGACCCAAGCGCTCCCTCATGCTGGCAAGAGCGGAGCTGAGGGGGGCTGGAGATGGGGACAACCTCTCGCGCAGCTCGGCCAGCTCTTGTTGCAGACGATTACGCAGACGCTCCGACTCCATGATAAGTTTGCGTTGCATCTCCTCTGCAACAGGGTTTTTGCTCTGGTTATCTGGGTTGTAAAGGCCGCTGCTGTCTATGTGGGTCTTGTAGATCTGACTGAGTAAA
This genomic window contains:
- the zgc:162608 gene encoding apolipoprotein A-IV; translation: MCLVSVIFALSFLTTSAHPLHRNTREAIWNDSKNSELSKDVDQIYKTHIDSSGLYNPDNQSKNPVAEEMQRKLIMESERLRNRLQQELAELRERLSPSPAPLSSALASMRERLGPFTQQLQSSLSSNTRDLCGQLSLYLQGLETAEAQSEATPALYQEAFHWMSQTLEQSSSEVANLISDFHTKTIGVVEHLKAINAKEQDVAISEHWQEISSRLGQEVSSLRVEAQNRVGAVKAELTALLETPRPSKAEVTASLERFCQNAVLQSQLFQARMDRLFEGLEEELEVQGASSLSPSSSSTSLQPGSYLQEDFSVKLSALIQDILHSV
- the LOC117942032 gene encoding zona pellucida-like domain-containing protein 1; translation: MTIHICLLLLVVLVQPALSLFNCSSQYERTPVNSDMSIECGASMITVTINLCTVQWSGFHTTDLALNGKHNTTECKGSSDTSANPPVIHYQLPVNQSQDNPCRQSLQIVNEAPDPTGPFSSFSSIQSVIITGFIDTLRSHQGVISYSTDLYYRFSCRYPLEYLLNNTEIVASSVSVATTDNNGTFIDSLKMSVFNDSNYGFPLVVPSTGLELRTKIYVEVKAVNLTGNFHVLLDQCFATPSPYNMSKNEQHNFFAGCSVENKTSVTSNGVSMVARFNFEAFRFVQHRNLEKSSIYLHCILRLCEPGKCKELLSSCNNRRKRSVTPFGKETSESATVSVGPLYTAGENTPHAAAYSNNMPSERANVNVAGLVVGVVFGLAAAVLLVLGGWFALKKFIWAGGLP